The Festucalex cinctus isolate MCC-2025b chromosome 6, RoL_Fcin_1.0, whole genome shotgun sequence genomic sequence AAAGAAACTGTTCCTGAGACATAATGTGGTGGCTTGGCATCTCTGAATAAGCAAATAAGATATAAGCTGACTGCCAGTGGAGTAATGAAGAGGTTATCCTCTTAAACCAAtccgtgtgtgcgtgggtgtcaGGCGAGGAAGAAGTCAGACCAGGCCAACTAAACATTATGTAATGTTCACTATTTGCATTATTTACCGTTGTGCTCACAAGCTTAGTACCCTGGCCAAATTTGTATATTTACCATTCTTTAAATTAAAGTTAACATGAGTATTTCAGCTGAAGTTGCTTCTTTGCATCCTGAGCTTGATAACAATAGTACTAGTAATTTTCCAGTTCTTCATAAGTTGGAACACCACTGATTGGCATTTCAAAATCTTTTAACGTCTTTTCACTTCAACTAACTTTCCTCGCAGGTCCTTTAGCCAGTTCTTTTGCTTTGGCTATGGTTCGGTATCCGGCAAAGCCACTGCAGCCTTTAACGTAATGTGCAGGGGTCTCTGAAGTGCTTAGAAAGtcattgaatatttatttatacacagACATGAATTGCAATCCAACAAGTTACGGCTGTGGAAACTGAcccataataataattgtgtgtgtattttcagGCTAAACATTCAAGGGCATGTATTTTGTAAACTTTTCATCAGGGCTCATGGGGTGCTTTCAATTTGTCGTGTTgtcgtgcttttttttaaaggggaagttaacTCTCCCTAAAAACAATTCTAGACaataatatgaataataataataataatataataataacaataatatgaagccccactagtctaaatacggcatTCGGGTTAATGTTGCGTCagtggaatatgatttaagcagcaaaatccagctgtttttatccatccatcctcaggtctcaggtaacaaccaatcacagctcagcttcagaaaacagccgagctgcctgagcaactgtgatgtcatctttagtcgacagcaactgGGAAAATGGccactggattttgctgcataactcgtattccaaaaatgtaatattagtcAGAGTGTcatgttgaaggttgacttcaCTTTAAATGACCAATATTTCACAAATCCTGCCAAGGTCTGTAACTTCAATCTTGTCTATTTGTTAATTGCACTGAATTATTTACATATGTGTCACTTAAGATCTAGATGGAATTGCGAGCTTTCAACGCTTATATTCATTCATGTTTCTCTTCTTTCTAGCCGCACGGAAACTCAAAACACATCAGTCCTATTCGAACGGCTCAGTTGATCTCGGTCTGAGGAAGAAGTCGAGAGAAGGCAAAGGTAATGTGTTGTGTGAGTGGAAGCCACATGAGAGCAAGGCCCAGATGAACATTTGACTGACTTGATGTCCAGCAGGAAGCACCATCTACTTATGGGAGTTCCTGTTGGACCTCCTGCAGGACAAAAACACATGTCCAAGATACATTAAGTGGACGCAGAGGGAGAAGGGCATCTTCAAGCTGGTGGATTCCAAGGCCGTGTCGAAGCTATGGGGCAAACACAAGAACAAGCCGGACATGAATTATGAGACCATGGGACGGGCGCTCAGGTAAGGAAGCCCACCGACCGTTTGAAGCAAGCCACACCTCCACTTTGTCAACGTAAACGTTGTCGTCGTCTAGATATTACTACCAGCGCGGCATCCTTGCCAAAGTGGAGGGCCAGCGCCTGGTTTACCAGTTTAAAGAAATGCCCAAAAACCTGGTGATAATCGACGACGACAAGACGGACGTGACGGTGGCCGACGTCCCCGTGCGCTCGGAGACGTCCTACCAGCGCATCCTGCAGCCGCCCGACGTCATGCTGAAGGGCGCCGATCTCTCCTTCCGGAAGAGCTCGCAGCTGTCCTTCAGGAAGCCCAACATCCTCCGTGGCGCCAACAGGGCCAACGCGGCTCAGTCTCCCGTTGCCACGGGCAACAAGGCCTCTCCGACGCCGACCGCCTCGGCAGACGGGAGCCAACTTCAACAGGCGGCCGTCCTTTCCAACGCGCCCAGGTGAGCTGAAATGACGCCGCCAGTTTCAAAGATTTTTGTCGTCAGCGCTCACCTATCAATCGTTTGCAGGACGGTGCGCGTGGCCATGCAGGTGCCGGTCGTCATGACGTCGTTAGGCCAGAAGATCTCCACGGTCGCCGTGCAGCAGCAGGCAGTGAGGACGGGGGCAGCCGCCCATACCACCCTCCTGTCCAGCGCTTCCGCTATCGGTCCTGCGGCTGCCAACTCTCAGCAGAAGGTGCGTCGACATCCCTGCCTGATTTTGACCTCTCGTCATTTGCTTCGAGAAGCAGGACATGACATTTTctcactagtgttaattttatccgccattttcaaATTTAGTCTAGTCCAGTTTCAgttacgcttgttagtttttaattataGTCAACCTCatgccgtttttattttattacatttttagtcgactataaatctcgcattttaacctttatttttgtctgagaaaacaattttattcgtctagttttagtcaacaaaaactgtcaactttTTAGTCGggacagtaatatttttttttgtcagcagataatgaacattttggctctaaaactatttcacatgaaatgttctcatctttttgatgaaaaacttgacacacaattaagtATATCGAGTGGCTACTATTGCTCCATGCTTTGAGCTAGTTAGTTAGCCAACATTAGTTGGCAGTCGGCATTTGTTATTGCACTCTAACCCTAACCCGCATGTTtttgctgcagatttgaaaaagGGGGATGCCATTGTCACGAGTCACAGAgataagattttacaaaatcatatcattttcatctcgtttatGTTCATGAAAActcaaatgtccatagatttttagCCCAGTTTTTATtcagtgaagtacattttcattttttcttcaaCTCGATGAAAActcatactgatttagtcctagttattgtttattaatgagggttgtATTCTACtcaagtctagttttagtccggtaaaaaatgtgtgttgacgaaatgtatttttgtttagttttcgttgacgaaattaacacaatTTCACACAAATGAAAACAGTCATGAACCAGCATGTCTCTGACTCGGCCTGATGTAAGTGAGCCTAGTATAAATTTTGTTACTATGATGAGTGGGGGCGGAGCTAAGGGTGACTTACGCTTTGAGCCCcaaatctaaactaaataaGCGAGTACAATTGCTATATGTGAGTCTTTCCCCTCCTGGAGCAAGCATGAGgagtcagctagcttaatgctaatataaATGTTAAGTATCATAGCCGTCTTCACAGAAATGAGCATGTATGCTACGGCAATTATAAACCcaacaatatttatatatacacaattTCACAGTCGCTATTGCATAAAATGCCACATTGGGGTCAAttttcattggttgtggctaggtTGTGATCCAGACCATCCCCACCATGGTCCCGGCCACGGCAGAGAACGGCGAGAAGATCACCGTCCAGCTGGCCAAGATCATCACCATCCCGGCTCATCAGTTGGCTCAGTGTCAGCTGCAGCCGTCCACGGGCACCGCCAAGCACGGCGCGGGCGCCCCGACGGCCGGCATCAGCCTCCTGGGAAGCCCCCTGACGGTGCAGACCCTGGCCCAGGTGGGCGTGGCCTCAGGAGCGCAGGTGATGAGACTGTCGGTGCCCGCGCCGGCGCAACAACAGACTGCGGGGGGGAGCGCGGCGGCGCAGCCTCACCTGCTCGGCGGCCTCTTCGGCGGCTCGGAGCTGGTGGTGGGAGGCGAAGAGCTCAAGGCGGCCGGGGTCCAAGTGGTGCAGGTGCCCGTGACGCTCGCCGTCCCGCAGAAGAAAGAGACGGCCAAAAGCGTCCCGTCAGACGCCACGACGAAACTGGAGACCCCCGAGGCGAGTAAGACGGAAGAGCCCGAGTGTTGAGACCCACTCAAGTGAGTCGCTTTGTACAGGAAAGCATTTTTATTACTTTGTGATAACCAGCAGCAGTTTGACAGACTTGAGCGGCTCCCGAAGGCCATTTTTTGTTTCTGGTgaaacctcctcctcctcccagtACTGCTGCATGAAACGTTTCAGCCAAGCCTGTAAAGCGAAACTGTCACACGGAAGCCCAACCTGCAAATAGGAACACAGACTTGAAAGGGACCAATCCAGATCACTACCGCTCCCACCGCCCGCTCGCAAGGAACGAGCAGCAAGTCGATTCAACGCAACGCAACACTACACAAGCGATTACAACACAAGTCATCTGATTGGTTCAAAGGAAAAAAGGACAGGAAAGCTGCAATAAGGCACGCGGACAACAAGCTTGATtgattcatttgtttgttttgctattCTTAAACCAGCAATTTGTACTTGCGTCAGTCACTGTGCAAAtcaagtgcgtgtgtgtgcgcacatgTGCTACATGGGTCCCAAAAGACAAATATCTATATGTAAATGGCGACTATACATAGTTTACAAAGCTAACAATAACAGGGCAGCCTttgatttaaaattttgacCTCCTTCATCCTGTACTATATGAACTGTaagttgaatttttttattttttttgtttgtcatttCCTAACTTGTACCAAGCACAGTATTAGTGACACAAGAGGATGGAGCATTTGCAAAGAAAATGGCAGAGCTGTGAGGTTTTGGATAAAAAGCACGGGTTTGTTTCTCAATGTAATAatgaatctatttttatttgattttgaagGCAATTGAACTAAAAATGAGTCAACAAATTGTCATGAAATATGTAATGACAAATTGCTCTTAATAGTCATAATAGAAGCAAATCTGAAGAGGACAGTTTTGACCTCATATCACCAGACAAACGCGTGAGTGCTTTGTATCaacaatcttttatttttattttttttaagctaatagTTGACTTTGAGCCAGTGCACACTGCCATGTCTCAGATAAAAATCAATAGGAATATGTATATAACCTAATTCTTCAATTGCTAACGGATGTACGCTTATACTGAATGTGATGTCAGTTTTCAAGTCCCaggtcactttaaaaaaaaaaaagtcattttttttcctgtcacatTGGCCAACACCtacatttcattattatttttttttaatctaaagagGGAAAATACCGAAGTTTGTGTTCAGACTGAACTGTTTGTATATTCAACATTTGAAGTATATTCTATTTTGTTGTACTCTTGTTTCAAAGTGTATTAAAGTAGATTTTACTGAAGCACAACctactttttttcatttgatttattttgtagtTATTTTAGTTTGATTTGGGAATGATGAATGCATAACATTTGACACAGACAAAATTATTACCCCTCACCACAGTGGTTGGTCAAAGCAATAACttgaatttaacaaaaaataaatgaccaatgAAAATCTTTCTTCGGATACTCCAGAATCATTTACCAGCATAAATGGCAAGGGTCAGGCAGAGAGTCTGCTAATCTGGCCCACTCGTCAGGTACATCATCAAAATTCCTCTAATATCTGTTAAATTGAATGCCAGTCATTTTTCTTCAGAATCCCTCCCTCccccatttatatatatatatatatatatatatatatatatatatatatatacacacacacacacgcatgtgcAGGGACAGCTCCAGGACTTGTTCTCTCCGGGGGTGACCACTTGGGGGCGCTGTGAATAGTAGTCACACTTTACGCTTTTGCTGATTTTAAATAATGAATATGAGTCTGGACTTGTTTGCCACTTTCTTCTTTTCCCACTACACTGTGGGGTCAGCTGCCTTGGTCTTTACTCTCCAAGAACTCCTATTTTGATCATCCTCTGGCTTCACTTTGCAATGGGCAAATCCTGATACACATTTTTATctttccatctcttctctggccTTCCTCGTGATCTTTTTCCTTCTAATGGCAGACTCATATCCTCCCCTCACAGGGTCATCTTCCTCTATTCCATACCACCTCCTTATAATCTCATTTTCCTTCTCATTGATAACCATTTATCCCTAACTCCCTCCTGATGTGCTCACTTCTCACCTGAGTGAGCACATCAGGAGGGAATTATAAGGATATGGATTTGTTAGCATTTGTTTGTCAATGTTTCACTGGTGAATGTATGGCCTGGAAGCATATAGTTTTCTTCCAAATTAGCTGTATAGTGCACAAACAATATCTAGTACAAGTGTAAACAACTAATATcacaagccagattgataattgtggttcactcaagggagttcttcacattatcaaaCTGGAACTTCACTCGGCAAGATACGTTAGGGAAAGGAGGGacttgctgtacaatacttcgagctgattggacactGCGCCATCGTGCACGtttgttgaccaatcacggcagtAAATGAAAATGTCTTGTTTCGTCTTTTTTGGGGAGTGGGGGCGAACATCTTTACCAactaaaaatgcacgaagcgacTCTCtctgttcaaattcaacaatGAAACGGTGAGTatatctgcgagaacagaataaTTTGCAGTCCATtcgttaggtttgtttgtcccCCCCAATCTAACCATCGGCGCTTCCGGGTGTCGTGCTGCTctaaacaacgcctgattggtccgacccttaaaaaaaaaaaaaaaaaaaaaaaagtcggctgtgaccgtatcagcgggagcagtaCAAGCTGTGCTTGTCGACAAGATTCGTAAACAACACGGGAAGCAAAAGTAGCAGCATTTGAACGTAAGATGGGGTGAAATATAAACATGGTACAAAATACAAATGATCACAAAATGTATGTTTATTTCAAGTCATTTTGCTAGCAGCATGTTGCAGTTTCAGTCCTATTTTGCCAGGATTTCATATCTGATATATTGTTCATGTTCAGAGCACACTTGAAGATCGAGATCTGGAACCTAATGCAGGAAACATCTAACACTGCACCAAAGTGCAGGAGGTAGACAAGGTTTCAGTCCATTTATAATATTTGCTTTCTGTCCTTTCTCTTTTTGTCACAGAAGTTCACTGTCAGACCAACTATGACAATGTTTGTTGACAGAATCTGAGTTTCCAGCTCACTCGTCCTCCTTAAAGCTGAAGTCGCAAACCAGAGACAGGTGATCAGAAGGGTAGCTGAAGGACGGAAGCCTGCTGGGGCCAATCTCCGTCTCCGACGGCAAGTCCAAGACGGCGTCCACCCTCAGCGTGTCCTGACTGTACCAAATGTAGTCCAGAGTAGTGCAGCATTCCCCCGTCGGGCGAATTTTCCACGTCGTGTACTGCGGCTCCGTCAAACAATCTTGGCTGAGTTTCTTATAAGCCGAGTCCAAACCAAGAGGGGACGCCGCAAAACGACAGTACACCTCCTCGTTTGGGACTGCGTTGAAATCCCCGCATATGATCAGAGGGATGTGGAAATTGGAACCGGCGGATGCCAGCGCATGTTTCTGGACCACGTTTTGGACTTGACGCAGGAGGTCCGAGCCCTGGGCGCTGCGGAGCCACTCCCATCCCGAGCGGGCCTTGAGGTGAGTCACGGCTATGCACACGCGTCTCCTTGTGCTTCGACAACGAAGCATCATCACCAAAGCAACCTGAGTACAAGAGAGCCACATGTGAGAGATGATTTGCTGGTACGGTATGCAAATTGTGTCAAAAATGCAGTGTTTACTCACTCCATTTGGGCTTTCTTTTTAACCTATCCATTATTTGCTGAAAACCTCACAGTATTGCAgtttattaggggtgggaattttTGTCtcacatttgatttgattttggattcgtagggatagaccgattatcggccgggccgattattggtgccgatatttggcatgttgaccaatatcggcatcggcctttttacgaaactgaaggccgataaaagctggaatcgcacctaacagtgaatgcttgcgaacgcagCAAATGTTTTATCAGGATTTGCAAGATGTGCACAGAcattttttacttgttgcaaatacatttcaaacatattcagacaatttgtcactgtctgcgaagatcttttgaaccctgacgaaaacccaaaattaaatgcatttaattttgcatacatttgtcactgctgacactgggaagtcccaacactttttaatttataaaaaaaaaaaaaataataattacaaaaaaattaaatttaaaaattgttgaaattttggaaaactttatttacagtaggaaactttagaaaaatatttatttatttatttagacactgcaacccccccccccccaaaaaaaaatactaaaaatgctaaaaaaaaaaaaaaaaaaaaaaaaaaacacatttagaaattattgaaaactttatttacagtaggaaacctatttatttatttatttatttacttgcttagttttgaatttagcttaacacaagctgatgaccctggaagttccctacaatttctacaatttctgttagaatttttaattaaacaaagctgtctattgtttatatgtttaaaattaaaagaaaaggccatttattttttttatgctattattttctcttttactgcaagtgaaaatcggcttgaaatatcggttatcggcctccttgacaactaataatcggtatcggcatcagccctgaaaaagccatatcggtctatcactaattcaTAATGATTGGactgacaatgatttctgcttcaatttatagatgtgcaaagaattgtcatgatctactccagtctggttTGCAAGACAGAATGgagacattaaaatgtatttattttatatatatttatttaacatttattcAGTTTTGAATTGTAaggattggttggcaaccagtccagggtgtcccctgcctactgcccagagccagctgagataggcgccagcagccccgcgacccttgtgaggaataagcggtcaagaaaatggatggatggatggatgaattgtaaGGAAACTGCCTTTTTCGACAaaaacagtgtgtgtgtgtgtgtgtgtgtgtaccacAACTGCTACTCGATGCGCCATTGATTCGCTAacgctaattagcgcgctactcgtggcacttttatcactcaaaagaacggctattcTTATAAAAACGCTTCAGAGATGTACAGAGAAgcaaagtcgggttgatttccatttgtgcagttctagcaccctctagtggctagtttattagtacaatataattttcattagggatgttttggccttctatgtttcaaatctatgctaattgtcagatgacggggaacctaatttgcttgtgaagtgatcaatgtgtgcttgcattagcaagtaagtccctcagtattgttattagagattgtaggtggtttatatgcattgctgttacgaacaaaagcacaatattgtgcttttttcttAGTAtaagctctctttttttacaatattgtgatcttttttaaaatatcatcaacgcccccacaatatcgtgataattatcgtatcatgaccttcataacgtgataatatcgtatcgggatgtttggatatcattacatccctagtgtcaaTGACCGATTTGCACAATGTGAGGCAGGGTGCCATCAAGAAGGTCGCGCCCACCTGGTTGGTTGGAATCATCATGGCAGACAGCTGCAAACTGACGCAATCCAAAAAGTCGAAACGCGACTCATCAAAGAAGAGCGCGCAGCCGTCAGGGCCGTTGTTGCCCTCCACATTTAGACACGGCGACCAGGGCTTGGGGCAGAACCTGCTGCCGTAACCCAGACGGGCCAGAACCGGCTGCAGGGTGTCAAAGTAGTGGTCCACTTCCTGCAGACACAGGACGTGAGGTCGGTAGGTGAGGATCTCGTCTATGATCAGGTACTTCCGTCGGGACCAGCTGAGGGCCTCCGGAGGACACAGTACGAAACTGTCGAGTCCTTCGCCGAGAGCTGAGAAGAAAGAGATGAGGAGCGTGTTAGTGAATGTTGAGTTCAACCATtagcattgcatcatcaaagaaagcaagccatttccAACACTTTCATTAGCTTGGtaaataattgattaaaatAAACACCCACATGCGTGGATTGAACaataattttggaaaaatatgaaatttgccaAACTGTGACTTATGAGGTTCAGCCAGATGCCAGCGATAGACATATAGAACAATAAAAGGAGTcttttggtcaacagccaatcagataattccatatcagtcctgctacccacatgtctcgccacaaccaatcagatcgactcGCTGCCTATGTAAGCCAGCTTGAGGAGGGTGTGTTTTTGTGGGATTATTACCTctggttcctctgtgcaactctcgttgtttctcatctagtcaagtttgttccacgcctctcgatgtgaataaatagttaaagtcttatttgtgtctgcgtttttgggatccacccCAGCACATAACATtgatattcattttcttctacctttcgtctgccgtttttgaatttatttatttatttattttactttgtttttcatacatttttgggcTTGTCTGACTTTctatcaaatttctgacatttatggcaattttatggacatattatgCTCATTTTCTTCCTCACTTCCTATTTTGGACATGTTATGGTGGctattttgcttttcttttttactaaattttctgacttttttttttttttttttttttcaattccaaaGATCTTTTATGGTGGCTTTCTGACtcttgtttttgcacatttgactttttgaacattttcttttctgcattttttattcaattctttGACAATTTTAgaaattttatggacattttatggtaattttctgtttttcctcttccttaTGGGACATTTAacaaattaacatttaaaaacgtATTCAGTgacctttcatctttctttttctgacaacttaaaaatttggactgattttttgaacatttaattagtatatttttttatctaaattgt encodes the following:
- the elf2b gene encoding ETS-related transcription factor Elf-2b isoform X4; amino-acid sequence: MATSQRDGHANQLDLLIRAVEASVHGTNVHSSDKTIEAAEALLHMDSPSSIREDCSPEAFVPPYVATPEFLHAAMRPDIAETEVEISTEDCCDDDDDDDDDDDIDDDDEDIGTLIEEPEAEQDHEPVRKKKAARKLKTHQSYSNGSVDLGLRKKSREGKAGSTIYLWEFLLDLLQDKNTCPRYIKWTQREKGIFKLVDSKAVSKLWGKHKNKPDMNYETMGRALRYYYQRGILAKVEGQRLVYQFKEMPKNLVIIDDDKTDVTVADVPVRSETSYQRILQPPDVMLKGADLSFRKSSQLSFRKPNILRGANRANAAQSPVATGNKASPTPTASADGSQLQQAAVLSNAPRTVRVAMQVPVVMTSLGQKISTVAVQQQAVRTGAAAHTTLLSSASAIGPAAANSQQKVVIQTIPTMVPATAENGEKITVQLAKIITIPAHQLAQCQLQPSTGTAKHGAGAPTAGISLLGSPLTVQTLAQVGVASGAQVMRLSVPAPAQQQTAGGSAAAQPHLLGGLFGGSELVVGGEELKAAGVQVVQVPVTLAVPQKKETAKSVPSDATTKLETPEASKTEEPEC
- the LOC144021280 gene encoding nocturnin-like isoform X2, with the translated sequence METMSYPMGGGATRLYSALAHTLSSSGASSHRVPLPLTHLDPKQPLDTSPDPDFCQEKTGSPSSPLDPAEVLRQCEAALGDQPPRFHRTFIRRTNGDAGAIRVMQWNILAQALGEGLDSFVLCPPEALSWSRRKYLIIDEILTYRPHVLCLQEVDHYFDTLQPVLARLGYGSRFCPKPWSPCLNVEGNNGPDGCALFFDESRFDFLDCVSLQLSAMMIPTNQVALVMMLRCRSTRRRVCIAVTHLKARSGWEWLRSAQGSDLLRQVQNVVQKHALASAGSNFHIPLIICGDFNAVPNEEVYCRFAASPLGLDSAYKKLSQDCLTEPQYTTWKIRPTGECCTTLDYIWYSQDTLRVDAVLDLPSETEIGPSRLPSFSYPSDHLSLVCDFSFKEDE
- the LOC144021280 gene encoding nocturnin-like isoform X1, whose protein sequence is MQAEQHEGTIRQPKKEKKKSGYPMGGGATRLYSALAHTLSSSGASSHRVPLPLTHLDPKQPLDTSPDPDFCQEKTGSPSSPLDPAEVLRQCEAALGDQPPRFHRTFIRRTNGDAGAIRVMQWNILAQALGEGLDSFVLCPPEALSWSRRKYLIIDEILTYRPHVLCLQEVDHYFDTLQPVLARLGYGSRFCPKPWSPCLNVEGNNGPDGCALFFDESRFDFLDCVSLQLSAMMIPTNQVALVMMLRCRSTRRRVCIAVTHLKARSGWEWLRSAQGSDLLRQVQNVVQKHALASAGSNFHIPLIICGDFNAVPNEEVYCRFAASPLGLDSAYKKLSQDCLTEPQYTTWKIRPTGECCTTLDYIWYSQDTLRVDAVLDLPSETEIGPSRLPSFSYPSDHLSLVCDFSFKEDE
- the elf2b gene encoding ETS-related transcription factor Elf-2b isoform X2 is translated as MTSVVLVDSSGAVVECVTAVEDPQQDGEFDVEMEMEGDVEGECEVEEVEDGREADNSPTVIVEEVPGAIISEEPGYSAQVVLYGNETYIMQEVSNEQDVESERGPVEASVHGTNVHSSDKTIEAAEALLHMDSPSSIREDCSPEAFVPPYVATPEFLHAAMRPDIAETEVEISTEDCCDDDDDDDDDDDIDDDDEDIGTLIEEPEAEQDHEPVRKKKAARKLKTHQSYSNGSVDLGLRKKSREGKGSTIYLWEFLLDLLQDKNTCPRYIKWTQREKGIFKLVDSKAVSKLWGKHKNKPDMNYETMGRALRYYYQRGILAKVEGQRLVYQFKEMPKNLVIIDDDKTDVTVADVPVRSETSYQRILQPPDVMLKGADLSFRKSSQLSFRKPNILRGANRANAAQSPVATGNKASPTPTASADGSQLQQAAVLSNAPRTVRVAMQVPVVMTSLGQKISTVAVQQQAVRTGAAAHTTLLSSASAIGPAAANSQQKVVIQTIPTMVPATAENGEKITVQLAKIITIPAHQLAQCQLQPSTGTAKHGAGAPTAGISLLGSPLTVQTLAQVGVASGAQVMRLSVPAPAQQQTAGGSAAAQPHLLGGLFGGSELVVGGEELKAAGVQVVQVPVTLAVPQKKETAKSVPSDATTKLETPEASKTEEPEC
- the elf2b gene encoding ETS-related transcription factor Elf-2b isoform X3 encodes the protein MTSVVLVDSSGAVVECVTAVEDPQQDGEFDVEMEMEGDVEVEEVPGAIISEEPGYSAQVVLYGNETYIMQEVSNEQDVESERGPVEASVHGTNVHSSDKTIEAAEALLHMDSPSSIREDCSPEAFVPPYVATPEFLHAAMRPDIAETEVEISTEDCCDDDDDDDDDDDIDDDDEDIGTLIEEPEAEQDHEPVRKKKAARKLKTHQSYSNGSVDLGLRKKSREGKAGSTIYLWEFLLDLLQDKNTCPRYIKWTQREKGIFKLVDSKAVSKLWGKHKNKPDMNYETMGRALRYYYQRGILAKVEGQRLVYQFKEMPKNLVIIDDDKTDVTVADVPVRSETSYQRILQPPDVMLKGADLSFRKSSQLSFRKPNILRGANRANAAQSPVATGNKASPTPTASADGSQLQQAAVLSNAPRTVRVAMQVPVVMTSLGQKISTVAVQQQAVRTGAAAHTTLLSSASAIGPAAANSQQKVVIQTIPTMVPATAENGEKITVQLAKIITIPAHQLAQCQLQPSTGTAKHGAGAPTAGISLLGSPLTVQTLAQVGVASGAQVMRLSVPAPAQQQTAGGSAAAQPHLLGGLFGGSELVVGGEELKAAGVQVVQVPVTLAVPQKKETAKSVPSDATTKLETPEASKTEEPEC
- the elf2b gene encoding ETS-related transcription factor Elf-2b isoform X5 — encoded protein: MATSQRDGHANQLDLLIRAVEASVHGTNVHSSDKTIEAAEALLHMDSPSSIREDCSPEAFVPPYVATPEFLHAAMRPDIAETEVEISTEDCCDDDDDDDDDDDIDDDDEDIGTLIEEPEAEQDHEPVRKKKAARKLKTHQSYSNGSVDLGLRKKSREGKGSTIYLWEFLLDLLQDKNTCPRYIKWTQREKGIFKLVDSKAVSKLWGKHKNKPDMNYETMGRALRYYYQRGILAKVEGQRLVYQFKEMPKNLVIIDDDKTDVTVADVPVRSETSYQRILQPPDVMLKGADLSFRKSSQLSFRKPNILRGANRANAAQSPVATGNKASPTPTASADGSQLQQAAVLSNAPRTVRVAMQVPVVMTSLGQKISTVAVQQQAVRTGAAAHTTLLSSASAIGPAAANSQQKVVIQTIPTMVPATAENGEKITVQLAKIITIPAHQLAQCQLQPSTGTAKHGAGAPTAGISLLGSPLTVQTLAQVGVASGAQVMRLSVPAPAQQQTAGGSAAAQPHLLGGLFGGSELVVGGEELKAAGVQVVQVPVTLAVPQKKETAKSVPSDATTKLETPEASKTEEPEC
- the elf2b gene encoding ETS-related transcription factor Elf-2b isoform X1, with amino-acid sequence MTSVVLVDSSGAVVECVTAVEDPQQDGEFDVEMEMEGDVEGECEVEEVEDGREADNSPTVIVEEVPGAIISEEPGYSAQVVLYGNETYIMQEVSNEQDVESERGPVEASVHGTNVHSSDKTIEAAEALLHMDSPSSIREDCSPEAFVPPYVATPEFLHAAMRPDIAETEVEISTEDCCDDDDDDDDDDDIDDDDEDIGTLIEEPEAEQDHEPVRKKKAARKLKTHQSYSNGSVDLGLRKKSREGKAGSTIYLWEFLLDLLQDKNTCPRYIKWTQREKGIFKLVDSKAVSKLWGKHKNKPDMNYETMGRALRYYYQRGILAKVEGQRLVYQFKEMPKNLVIIDDDKTDVTVADVPVRSETSYQRILQPPDVMLKGADLSFRKSSQLSFRKPNILRGANRANAAQSPVATGNKASPTPTASADGSQLQQAAVLSNAPRTVRVAMQVPVVMTSLGQKISTVAVQQQAVRTGAAAHTTLLSSASAIGPAAANSQQKVVIQTIPTMVPATAENGEKITVQLAKIITIPAHQLAQCQLQPSTGTAKHGAGAPTAGISLLGSPLTVQTLAQVGVASGAQVMRLSVPAPAQQQTAGGSAAAQPHLLGGLFGGSELVVGGEELKAAGVQVVQVPVTLAVPQKKETAKSVPSDATTKLETPEASKTEEPEC